ATCCATATTTTCCAATAATGATATCCGGAATTTCTCTTTAAGTTCAGATTTTCAAGCTAGCCATATCAATCAGATTTGACATGCTCATAGAACAACCCAAGCAGTTCCTGCCTATACATTTTATTCTGAAGAAAAGGCATGTAAAGAAACAGCTGGAAAAGCATAACcaacattatttatatataacttGTTATTTTGATCAGAAAGGATGATATGTGGTGTTTCAGCAGTTCCTACATCTTTGACCAAAAGCGGCTCAGTGTAGCTTGAATCGACCCATGTGGCTCATCCGTGGGTAAGTATACATCATCGTTAAACTGCACAAACACCATCATTTAACAGCTTTAAGATATTAAATTAGGGTTTAAACTACCTATGCATTGGAAGCAAATTCCAATACATtgcattcaaaattttatttatgttattcatCATATCAAAAGTTTTCATAAAAAACGGGGGATTACACACTAATCTTCTGTATCTTTTTATCTGTCACTTTGCTTAAACGCacaattattaaaaactataaATCAAGAGTGCCTAAAAAACAACAATATAATTCAAGCTAATGAGGAGAGTTGAGGCAAGCTAATGTGGTTTTAATAAACTTGGACCATAAACTCGAAAAGTGAAAGGCAACATTGTAAAAATAATTCGATATTGGACTTATTattatagtatattttaatcAATGCAAATATTACTTTTGTTGCTTGACGATTTAATAGTATTTATATGAAATTAGCttaataattgaataaatattgCATGACATAACCAGATACTTAAGTAACCAACATCAATAACCGAACTTGTACATTTGGGGACAAAACCAATCGAAATATAAACACATAAGATTGCTAATAGGATCAAGAGTATATCAGTTTTTTCAAAGTTTATGCAAGTTAACTTGTTTTTGGATGGTAAGCTTGTAAGACTGTAAAACCACGAGAGTGTAAAACTGAACTTGTCAATTCACAACCGTAGTTCTTTACCATTCACTCAACATTCATACTACCCCAGTCAATTCACAACTGTGGTTCTTTACCATTCTTTGCTATTTATGATTGGAATGATCCAACGTGATGGAATGGTGGGGAATGAAATGAAGGCTTCAACTTATGTGGCACATGGTGGACCTTTATGGTCTGAGGACTTGCATGACTTCATGAAAGAGTATTCAGTTTCACTGTTGGATACTTAATAATAGAATAGAATAGAACAAAATAGCATTGGATTGAATCCATTCTAATCTATTGAATATTCTTATTTTCCGGTCTCTCCAAATTTGGGCAAAAGGAGATGAAAGTGCAAGTTACTAAAattcttattcttcatcttctattattctatttacagaaaacagatatgaaatttcttccatttcatgcTTTGATATCTTAAAAATGGGAAAATGTACAATTATTCCATTTCAGTCTATATTAATCCATTTCATTATATTCATTGGTTCTATTAATGCAGTGAACTGTTAGGGAAAAGAGGGAATACCTTTACAATTTGACCACCTGTATTTGAGATATTGACTGGTAGGAAATGAATATTTGGCATCTTTAGTTGAACAGAATCTATGTCAGGAAATCTGAAGCATAAAGTTAATTGTCAAACCCTACTTGATTGAACTAAAGAATAAATTTCAAGCGGATTCTAGAGTGTGAGGTGCAGAGTGGATAAAGAAGCATGGATTGCCTCCCTAAACAGGGAGAGTATTGAAGAGAGATATACCTGTTCAATGTGGCCCTTGCCATTTGATAGAGAGTGTTTTGAACAGATGGGCTGTACACCCCCTCATTCGGTGGACCGAAAAAGGTTTCAAGCAGAACTCTTTTAACATCGTTGTACCTCTCCATAAAGTAAAGCGGCTTCTGTGGGATGCTGCTTAGTGATTCATAAGAGTACCTACAATTTACATTAGAAGCATGACTCTATTTCCACATTTAACTATTGGTGGCAATAGTTATTGTGATATTATAACTTCTCTCCATGATGGTGCTAAATAATCCTAATGATGCTCaataaaaatcttttaattaataaacGATAACTGAAGTGTAATAAAGTTGCTTAAAAGTCAGAATTAAGCCTGCAAGATATCTATGTGATTTAGGAGATTGATTTAAATCATATAACTCTTTCCGACAAAAGAAACTATTTCTGTTTTTACCTCTTCATTAAGATTTACTAATAGGGAAAAAAATGTCAATGTCTAAGGAAACAATGAAGTCTTACCTCCACAGACCAGTTACTTCTGTTGCCAGCATCCTTTCACGTGTTTCAGGAAGAGCTGTGTACTTGTCTCGTATAAACCCTTCAAAACCAGACTGCTCACAACAGATCCAAACTAAACTTAGAACAAAAATAAGGGATTGTATATCACAATCATGCTTTTAACTCTGTAAATCAAAGGGAGACCAATAGCAGCTACTATTTCGTAAAAGAGGGATCAGTGGAGAGTAAAAGAAAATTGACAGAATATTTGTCACAAAAACTCAGCATCATAGTATGGATGCCAGAAACCAGATCTCCAAGAAATGCTAGGTAGTTATCCATATGCTCATACaaattttgaaaggtttgaGTATTATAGTACTAAAAGCAGGTTGAGTATgttacagaaaaaaaaaaaaaattcccatcttttcaaaattttagtaGTCAAATTTAGAACTTGATCCTTTTTAATAGTTCCAAAGAggttttctttctcttcctctaaATCTCATTGAAGGGGAGCCTTAGAGCAATAAATGAGTTGTCTCTATACCTCAAGGTTACAGGTTCAAGCCGTGGAAACAGACACTGATAACATTATCAGGTTAGGCTGCTTAGATTACATCCTTTAGATGCGGCCCTTCCTAGGACCCTGCGTTAACACAGGATGCTTGTATACTGGGCTGCCCCTTTCCTCTAAACATTATTGGGCATTTAATAAACTCTAGaacatttttataaataaaaattcttcaggttctctaaaaaaaaaaattttagaaaaaatctaCGTTGAAGGATGATCCTTTTTATAGATATAGATCTATTATATATAACTGCAAATATacttttttgtgtttcttttatCAATACCTACTTTATACATTTGATATTCTTTCCAGCGTTAGGGGGATAGAAGAAGGGGATCACGAGCAGGCAAAGGAATTTCCTTTCAACTCAAAACCATATCATGTCATGCTTCTCCTATAATTGTGAAACCATAATATCAAAGTGATTCGCCAACTATAATATTAAGAATTTGGACCCAAAACAAAATACTGTTTACGAAATTATGTATTACATACACAGgaaatattatatcaaaatcaaagtaCAGGTTTCTATATAGCATACTTACCTTAGTAGTTTTCAGCACTGATAATCCTTCAACACCAGAAGTCAACTGTAGAGCACCAGACTTTTTTACTATTGCCTCAACTGTATGCCTCTCAGATCCAAGTTTGAAaccttataaaaataaaatcaaaggaCTTGAGGGCTGAAAAGAAACAAATTGGAGTTTATTACTGAATCACGGAATCTAAAATTAGCTAGACCAGTATTCAACACAATATGATGAAAGTGGGATTTTTCCATTTGGACAATCTAATGAAATGTTCACTCAAATTGCTAGTTCCACTAAAAGTGCCATAAAGCAAGAAGTGAAGTGCAAATTTGAAATATGTTAggcaaccaaaattttttaacaaatattacAAATTGTATAACCAAAAGCAATTAGAAAAGGGTACAATCTATGAACTATACCATATTGAAACAAATAATATTGTAGAATGTAACATAGTCTAACAAACCATGCATATGAGGTTGACCATCCATGATGATGCGTTCCCATGGCTTTTCCACAATGTTTACAATAGCTGCAGTAACCTGTGAAAAGCCATAAAGCAACAAAAAACTATGGGGAGGAAGACAAtataacaaaaacaataataataaagccTTATCCCACTAGATGGATAGACTACATAGATTAAACAACACCATTGTACCCTATCATATATCATATTCACAATGAAACCATTTATACGTAGATCTCCTTTGACTAAACCTAGTAAAAGGTCTTTTTAGATCTTCCTCGTATCTATCTTCTTGATCCACCCTCTTAATTGGATATTCCATCATCTTCTCCTCACATGTTCAATAACACGAGATTCTACCATCTTTTCAACAATAGGCACTACTCCAACTTTCTCTCTTATATCCCCATTCCTTGGATTGTCTATGAGTGTTTGGTCAATCATTCATCTAAGCATCCTCATCTCTACCATACTAAACTTATCCTCATTGAAAAATTAGGTTAACCAACCAATGGCTTTCCTCTTATAAACCTTTCCAAACTTCAATTGAAAAACCATAAtgtgatataaataatttggtcaaagaaaaattgttagcaagaaaattttaaaagaaagagcATAGTGCAAGAGGATTATAAaggataaaagaaaacaaatgtagatttatttgaataataatattatactgTATTTTACCATTCACCAACCTGCCTATAGAATGATATAAAGTGCTTGGCAAGCTCAATAGCAAAGTTCTCAACAGAAAGTATTTCAGAGCACTCCTTGGCTTTTGCATATACCTAgcaatattttcataaaaaaaaaatcaaaattgaacaGATGTGATGATGGAGGATGAAAGACAAATAGCATATACAAGCaaattccttgttctttaagtttgtAGACAGTAATATATACCCAACCTATAGCATGAAATCAGGGTTGTAAACATTTTATGTGATCTGAGTTTAAATACTGGTATTATATTATAAGCATCTAAGACAGA
This sequence is a window from Arachis duranensis cultivar V14167 chromosome 2, aradu.V14167.gnm2.J7QH, whole genome shotgun sequence. Protein-coding genes within it:
- the LOC107474240 gene encoding uricase-2 isozyme 2, which translates into the protein MAERVEGFNFEQRHGKQRVRVARVWKTKEGKHYVVEWRVSISLLSDCVNSYLRDDNSDIVATDTMKNTVYAKAKECSEILSVENFAIELAKHFISFYRQVTAAIVNIVEKPWERIIMDGQPHMHGFKLGSERHTVEAIVKKSGALQLTSGVEGLSVLKTTKSGFEGFIRDKYTALPETRERMLATEVTGLWRYSYESLSSIPQKPLYFMERYNDVKRVLLETFFGPPNEGVYSPSVQNTLYQMARATLNRFPDIDSVQLKMPNIHFLPVNISNTGGQIVKFNDDVYLPTDEPHGSIQATLSRFWSKM